One stretch of Candidatus Thioglobus sp. DNA includes these proteins:
- a CDS encoding aldehyde dehydrogenase family protein has translation MSNLLQVKQAYTGEVLKELQMHDGPQVDQMLSIGQKKHLEGALPIYERINILRNLADLVANEHEQFSQLIANEGGKPIRDARVEVTRAVCGIHIAITEIQSIQGFEVPMDLSAAGSGRKAFTILEPIGLVVAVSAFNHPLNLAIHQVIPAIAAGCPVIIKPAAVTPLSTLRLAELILQAGLPEGWVQVALTDRKNSEKLVTDPRVAFFSFIGSAKVGWYLKSKLAPGTRCALEHGGVAPLIFDQCSDEEAFANGVVKASMYHSGQVCVSVQRVYVPQSRAIELAQKIADIAAKQVVGDAINEDSDLGPLILPKETDRIESWVNEAVEQGAQVITGGKRINDVSYEPTVLLNPSKTSKVSTSEIFGPVVCIYGYKDIKNAISDANSLDVSFQASVFSDDISKAMDIAKSLEASAVMINDYTTFRVDWMPFAGRKHSGYGIGGIGYSMKDMLEHKMLVIKG, from the coding sequence ATGTCAAATTTATTACAGGTTAAACAGGCTTATACAGGTGAAGTATTAAAAGAACTTCAAATGCATGATGGCCCCCAAGTAGATCAAATGCTGTCTATTGGGCAAAAGAAACATCTTGAAGGTGCGTTGCCGATTTATGAGCGTATCAACATTCTAAGAAATTTAGCAGATTTAGTGGCTAATGAGCATGAACAATTTTCACAACTGATTGCCAATGAAGGTGGTAAGCCAATTCGTGATGCACGAGTTGAAGTGACGCGCGCAGTTTGCGGTATTCATATCGCTATTACTGAAATTCAAAGTATTCAAGGCTTTGAAGTACCTATGGATTTGAGTGCTGCAGGGAGTGGACGCAAAGCCTTTACAATTTTAGAGCCAATTGGTCTAGTGGTGGCGGTGAGCGCTTTTAATCATCCGTTGAATTTAGCCATTCATCAGGTTATTCCTGCAATCGCAGCAGGTTGTCCTGTCATTATTAAGCCAGCTGCAGTCACTCCTTTGTCGACATTACGACTAGCAGAGCTTATTTTACAAGCTGGCCTGCCAGAGGGTTGGGTGCAAGTTGCTCTGACTGATAGAAAAAATTCTGAAAAATTGGTGACAGATCCACGTGTTGCTTTTTTTAGCTTTATTGGCTCTGCTAAAGTAGGCTGGTATCTTAAATCAAAACTTGCACCTGGTACTCGTTGTGCTTTAGAGCATGGTGGCGTAGCGCCACTTATTTTTGATCAGTGTTCAGATGAAGAGGCATTTGCTAATGGTGTTGTTAAAGCTAGTATGTATCACTCAGGACAAGTTTGTGTATCTGTTCAACGTGTGTATGTGCCACAAAGCCGAGCAATTGAACTAGCTCAGAAAATTGCTGATATTGCTGCCAAGCAAGTAGTTGGCGATGCAATCAATGAAGATAGTGACTTAGGCCCTCTTATCCTACCTAAAGAGACTGATAGAATAGAATCCTGGGTTAATGAGGCAGTTGAACAGGGTGCGCAAGTGATAACAGGTGGGAAGCGAATTAACGATGTAAGCTATGAACCGACTGTTTTACTTAATCCCTCTAAAACATCTAAGGTATCGACCAGTGAAATTTTTGGCCCTGTTGTTTGTATATATGGCTATAAAGATATTAAAAATGCAATCTCAGATGCTAATAGCTTAGATGTTTCATTCCAAGCATCTGTGTTTAGTGACGATATATCTAAAGCAATGGATATTGCTAAGAGCTTAGAGGCTTCCGCAGTGATGATTAATGATTACACAACTTTCAGAGTAGATTGGATGCCATTTGCAGGTCGCAAACATTCAGGCTATGGAATCGGTGGTATTGGCTATAGTATGAAAGATATGCTTGAACACAAAATGCTGGTAATTAAAGGCTAG
- a CDS encoding FMN-binding glutamate synthase family protein, translated as VFAIILVTFVFDISQSKNAILRNYPVVGHFRYLFSNLGEFFRQYFFAMDREEMPFNRAERQWVNRASSDKDNTIAFGSTKNLNIPGSIIFINCPFPMLDSDAVQTRAITIGEGYSKNPYKASSIFNISGMSYGAISKPAVLALSGGAKKANCWMNTGEGGLSPYHLKSGADLVFQIGTAKYGVRNDDGSLNDQKLADIAQYDQVKMFEIKISQGAKPGKGGILPGIKVNTEISKIRGIPKGEDSISPNRHIEVSNTIELLDMINHVRDVTDKPVGFKTVIGDIKWLEALLSEVNKRGAASAPDFITIDGGDGGTGAAPMALMDNVGLPLKEALPLVVDKIIQHGLEDRIKVIASGKMITPSDVAWAICAGADFVTSARGFMFAIGCIQSLKCNKNTCPTGITTNNKRLQKGLNPKNKAAKVANYVDNMTKTVEIIAHSCGVKEVHLLNRTHVRIVQPDGKSISMNELCPLCVEGEAE; from the coding sequence TGTATTTGCTATTATCTTAGTAACCTTTGTATTTGACATAAGTCAAAGTAAGAATGCCATTTTAAGAAACTATCCTGTTGTCGGGCATTTTCGCTATTTATTCAGTAATTTAGGAGAGTTTTTTCGTCAATATTTCTTTGCGATGGATCGTGAAGAGATGCCATTTAATCGAGCTGAGCGTCAGTGGGTTAATCGAGCCTCAAGTGATAAAGATAATACGATTGCCTTTGGATCCACTAAAAATCTCAATATACCAGGTTCGATTATTTTCATTAACTGCCCATTTCCAATGCTTGATAGTGATGCCGTTCAAACTAGAGCTATAACAATTGGTGAAGGTTATAGTAAGAATCCTTATAAAGCTAGTTCAATCTTCAATATCTCAGGCATGAGTTATGGCGCTATTTCTAAACCTGCAGTGTTGGCTTTGTCTGGCGGTGCAAAAAAAGCAAATTGCTGGATGAATACAGGCGAGGGCGGGCTAAGTCCTTATCATCTTAAAAGTGGTGCAGATCTTGTGTTTCAAATTGGTACCGCCAAATATGGCGTAAGAAATGATGATGGTAGTTTGAATGATCAAAAATTAGCTGATATCGCTCAATATGATCAAGTAAAAATGTTTGAAATTAAAATATCACAAGGTGCCAAGCCAGGCAAGGGTGGAATTTTGCCAGGTATTAAGGTTAACACCGAAATTTCAAAAATTCGAGGCATACCAAAAGGAGAAGATTCTATTTCTCCAAATCGTCATATTGAAGTTTCCAATACTATTGAATTGCTCGATATGATTAACCATGTTCGAGATGTTACCGACAAACCTGTCGGCTTTAAAACAGTTATTGGTGACATCAAATGGTTAGAAGCTTTATTGTCTGAAGTCAATAAGCGCGGCGCGGCATCAGCACCTGATTTTATTACGATTGATGGTGGTGATGGTGGAACCGGTGCAGCACCTATGGCACTAATGGATAATGTAGGCTTACCACTAAAAGAAGCTTTACCGCTAGTGGTAGACAAAATTATTCAGCATGGTTTGGAGGATAGAATTAAAGTCATTGCTTCTGGCAAGATGATCACACCTTCAGATGTGGCTTGGGCAATTTGTGCTGGTGCCGATTTTGTGACGTCAGCACGCGGCTTTATGTTTGCAATTGGTTGTATTCAATCACTAAAATGCAATAAAAACACTTGTCCAACTGGTATTACCACGAACAATAAGCGTTTACAAAAAGGCTTAAATCCCAAAAATAAGGCAGCTAAAGTTGCAAATTATGTTGATAATATGACTAAAACAGTTGAAATTATTGCCCATTCTTGCGGCGTTAAAGAGGTACATCTCTTAAATCGAACGCATGTTAGAATTGTACAACCTGATGGTAAATCCATCTCTATGAACGAACTATGTCCACTATGTGTTGAAGGAGAAGCAGAATGA
- a CDS encoding acetolactate synthase large subunit, producing MKASDLFIKALENEGVEYIFGIPGEENLDFLESLRDSKIKFILTRHEQAAAFMAATYGRLTGRAGVCLSTLGPGATNFVTAIAFAQLGGMPLVVITGQKPIKAGLQGKFQILDIVRMMEPLVKNSEQIIYGRQIPSLVRNAFRIAETERPGAVHLELPEDIAGEEVADDRVFPRQTIHRVFASDRAIEKAVNVIKAAKRPLLLVGAGANRKRIRQPLSDFVKKTGIMFFNTQMGKGVLSGDESNFIGTAAFSSKDYVHEAIKKADLIINVGHDIIEKPPFIMKGDEQKVIHINFHAAQINDIYYPQVDVVGNISNSIDRINESLDECHACDREWVESIREKTRKAIHSLDNDTSFPMLPQRVVADVRKVLKDDGIVALDNGMFKLWFARHYHAYQPNTLLLDNALATMGAGLPSAMACALMYPDRQVVAVCGDGGFMMNSQELETAVRLKLNLITVIFNDSGYGMIKWKQKGQDLPDFALDFNNPDFVMYANSYGAIGHRISSSEELIPTMEKAFADGGVHVIDLPIDYSQNTKTLLDDLKQFQN from the coding sequence ATGAAAGCGTCAGACTTATTTATAAAAGCTTTAGAGAATGAAGGAGTAGAGTATATATTTGGTATTCCAGGTGAGGAAAATCTTGATTTCTTAGAGTCGTTACGTGATTCAAAAATAAAGTTTATTCTAACGCGTCATGAGCAGGCAGCAGCATTTATGGCCGCAACATATGGTCGTCTAACTGGTAGAGCCGGTGTATGTTTATCAACCCTGGGTCCAGGTGCTACTAATTTTGTAACTGCTATTGCTTTTGCTCAATTAGGCGGTATGCCACTTGTAGTTATTACAGGACAAAAACCAATTAAAGCAGGCTTGCAAGGAAAATTTCAAATCTTAGATATTGTTAGGATGATGGAGCCTTTGGTTAAAAATTCAGAACAGATTATTTATGGAAGGCAAATTCCTTCATTGGTTCGTAATGCATTTCGTATTGCAGAAACAGAGCGACCTGGTGCAGTGCATTTAGAATTACCAGAAGATATTGCTGGTGAAGAAGTGGCAGATGATAGGGTTTTTCCTAGGCAGACCATTCACCGTGTGTTTGCTAGTGATCGTGCCATTGAAAAGGCAGTAAATGTGATTAAAGCTGCTAAAAGACCTTTATTATTAGTGGGTGCAGGCGCCAATCGTAAACGGATAAGGCAGCCGTTGTCTGATTTTGTTAAAAAGACAGGCATTATGTTTTTTAACACTCAAATGGGTAAAGGTGTATTAAGTGGCGATGAGTCTAATTTTATTGGAACCGCAGCATTTTCTTCAAAAGATTATGTACATGAAGCTATTAAAAAAGCAGACTTAATTATTAATGTGGGTCATGATATTATTGAAAAGCCACCATTTATTATGAAAGGTGACGAACAAAAAGTAATCCATATTAACTTTCATGCCGCACAAATCAATGATATCTATTATCCACAGGTTGATGTGGTTGGTAATATTTCCAATTCAATAGACCGAATTAATGAATCCCTTGACGAATGCCATGCTTGTGATCGTGAATGGGTAGAGTCCATTCGTGAAAAAACTCGCAAAGCTATTCATTCTTTAGATAACGATACATCATTTCCAATGTTGCCACAACGTGTCGTTGCAGATGTTAGAAAGGTACTTAAAGATGATGGTATTGTAGCATTAGATAACGGCATGTTTAAACTTTGGTTTGCCAGGCATTATCATGCATATCAACCTAATACTTTGCTACTAGATAATGCATTGGCAACTATGGGGGCTGGACTTCCATCTGCGATGGCCTGCGCCCTTATGTATCCAGATCGTCAAGTAGTAGCAGTATGTGGGGATGGTGGTTTTATGATGAATTCCCAAGAGTTAGAGACAGCAGTAAGGCTTAAGCTTAATTTGATTACTGTTATTTTTAATGATAGTGGTTATGGCATGATTAAATGGAAGCAAAAAGGGCAAGATCTGCCTGATTTTGCTCTTGATTTTAACAATCCAGATTTTGTTATGTATGCAAATAGTTATGGTGCCATTGGGCATAGAATCTCTTCTAGTGAAGAGCTTATTCCCACTATGGAAAAAGCATTTGCCGATGGCGGTGTGCATGTGATTGATTTACCGATTGATTACTCTCAAAATACCAAAACTCTATTGGATGATTTAAAACAATTTCAAAACTAG